One stretch of Eupeodes corollae chromosome 2, idEupCoro1.1, whole genome shotgun sequence DNA includes these proteins:
- the LOC129944751 gene encoding protein sisterless A-like has protein sequence MHHQRQNYPPDIFFHKIDFSNKPPPPVPVDFDALGDYSDLTAEIVDPVIEFEVDRLHKKYIADEENYVDINLRENPIIWYNRIQSSPSSPSPAKKSIASTSKAAKLQQLKKLSDCTRCKMLSKIKKAKFKLRYKFLMTKLEQNAGALQNLRNCIAGAEANLRCKGRSEEDLRKLREAMGIDRVRVQNLPEINRMIFRAAENELE, from the coding sequence ATGCATCATCAAAGACAAAATTATCCTCCAGACATATTCTTCCACAAAATTGACTTCTCAAATAAGCCACCTCCACCAGTTCCAGTTGATTTCGATGCCCTCGGTGATTATAGTGACCTTACTGCAGAAATTGTTGATCCAgtaattgaatttgaagttgATAGACTTCACAAGAAATATATTGCCGACGAAGAAAATTATGTCGATATAAATCTTCGTGAAAATCCAATTATTTGGTATAATCGAATACAATCAAGTCCATCATCACCGTCGCCAGCGAAAAAATCCATAGCAAGTACTTCAAAAGCAGCTAAACTACAACAACTCAAAAAACTCTCGGATTGTACAAGATGCAAAATGCTTAGCAAAATTAAGAAAGCCAAATTCAAGTTGCGTTATAAGTTTTTGATGACAAAATTGGAACAAAATGCTGGAGCATTACAAAATCTCAGGAATTGTATTGCCGGTGCTGAAGCAAACCTAAGGTGTAAAGGAAGAAGTGAAGAAGATTTGAGGAAGTTGCGAGAGGCAATGGGAATCGATAGAGTTAGAGTTCAAAATCTACCAGAAATCAACAGGATGATATTTAGAGCTGCTGAAAATGaattagaataa
- the LOC129943977 gene encoding protein sisterless A-like, giving the protein MLPGRPNHLPDVFFQKVHFSEQFPSAAPVDLHAFGYYRDLTAEIVDPVIENEIEKFMKKFRAEEEMFIDQNLRENPIIWYNRTSSTTSSVNEESTTNPDQMSKCTKCKMYGKIKKAKFKLRYKFMTMKLEQNASTLQSLRNFIDSAEGKLRSRGRSEESLKELRDAMGIDRTRVENLSEINRKFFLAAERAPED; this is encoded by the coding sequence atgctccCTGGAAGACCGAATCATCTACCGGATGTCTTCTTCCAAAAAGTTCACTTTTCAGAGCAATTTCCATCAGCGGCACCAGTTGATCTTCATGCATTTGGCTATTATCGTGATCTTACCGCAGAAATTGTTGATCCagtaattgaaaatgaaattgagaaattcaTGAAAAAATTCCGTGCCGAAGAAGAAATGTTCATAGATCAGAATTTACGTGAAAATCCAATAATTTGGTACAATCGGACTTCATCAACTACATCATCTGTCAACGAGGAAAGTACTACAAATCCagatcaaatgtcaaaatgtacgAAATGTAAAATGTACGGAAAAATCAAGAAAGCTAAATTTAAACTTCGTTATAAATTTATGACAATGAAATTGGAACAAAATGCATCGACATTGCAAAGTTTGAGGAATTTCATTGACAGTGCTGAGGGGAAATTGAGAAGCAGGGGGAGAAGTGAAGAATCCTTGAAAGAACTTCGTGATGCTATGGGCATTGATCGGACAAGAGTTGAAAATCTTTCGGAGATTAATAGAAAGTTTTTCTTGGCAGCTGAAAGGGCTCCAGAAGATTGA